The DNA sequence GCAGGCAGGCGAGCGCGTGGTAGTCGCGGGCGTCGGCCGCGGTGAGCGGCGTGAGCCGTACCACGCCGTCGGTGAGCCCGTCCGGCGGAGGCGGCAGGTACGGCCGGACCGGGTCGCCGGAGTCCTGCGGCAGGCGGGCGAACAGCACCGCGTCGGCCCGCTCGCCGCCGGGCCGGGGCGACGCCGCCCGCAGCACCCCCTCGCGGGAGTACCCCGCGGCGAGCGCCAGCCGCTGGGCCGCCAGGTTCTCCACGTCGCACCGCATCTCGGCCCGGGCCAGGCCGTGCCGGAACGCCCAGGCGGTGAGCGCGCGGACCGCGGCCGTCGCCAGGCCGCGCCCCCGCGCCTCGGGCGCGATCAGGCAGCCGATCTCCGCGGCGCCGCACGCGTCGGGCGGCGCGACCGCGACCGCGCCGAGGCACCGGCCGGAGGCGGCGTCGGCCACGGCGAGGGCCGCCCCGCCGCGCTCCCAGATCTCCTTCGCCCGGACCAGGACCTCCCCGGGCGCGCACGGCGGCGGCCCGGCGAGCCGGCGGGCGGTCTCGGCGCCCGCAAGGCAACCGGCGAGGGCGGCGGCGTCGGGCCCGGCGGGCGGGCGGAGCAGGATCGGGCCGGCGGGGACGGATTCGCGGGGAAACACCCCATCACACCTACCAGGTGCCGGGCGGTGGCGCGACCCGGCCACGCGGCCCGTCCGGGCAGGTCACAACCGGCCGCGGCCGGAGCCCGGCGGCGTCGGCGCGGCCGGGCCGTACCGGCCATGATCGGAGGACCGGCTCGGGCACTCGCGGGCGGCAATAAGCTACCCGCATGGGTTTTCGCAGGCACGGGCCGTTCCGGCCGGGAGATCAGGTCCAGCTCACCGACCCCAAGGACAAGCGGCACACGGTGACGCTGCGCGAGGGCGGCGTCTTCCACACGCACAAGGGGTCGATCTCCCACGACGAGCTGATCGGCCGGCCGGAGGGATCTGTGGTGCACTCCTCGAACGGCACCCCCTACATCGCCTTCCGGCCTCTGCTGCCCGACTACACGCTGTCCATGCCGCGCGGCGCGGCGGTGATCTACCCCAAGGACGCGGCCCAGATCATCGCGATGGCCGACATCTTCCCGGGGGCGCGGGTGGTCGAGGCGGGGGCGGGCTCCGGCGCGCTCACCTGCTTCCTGCTGCGGGCGATCGGCGAGAGCGGGCACCTCACCTCCTATGAGCGGCGGGCCGACTTCGCCGAGGTGGCACGCCGGAACGTGGAGCGGTTCCACGGCTCCGACCCGGACGGCCCGGCCGGCCGCTGGCGGCTGGTCGTGGGCGACTTCGTGGAATGCCTCGACGAGACCGAGGTGGACCGGATCATCCTCGACATGCTCGCCCCGTGGGAGTGCGTGGACGCGGCCGCGAAAGCGCTCGTGCCTGGCGGCGTTATCTGCTGCTATGTGGCGACCACAACGCAACTGTCCAGAACCGTGGAGACGTTGCGGGAACACGGGAGTTTTACCGAGCCACACGCGTGGGAGACCCTGGTGCGCGATTGGCATGTCGAAGGGCTCGCCGTACGACCGGACCACCGGATGGTCGGACACACCGGGTTTCTCGTCACCGCCCGTCGCATGGCGGACGGCGTGGTGCCCCCGCCGAGGCGCAGACGCCCTGCCAAGGGCGCGTACGGAGAGGACTACTCCAACGACTCCTAGAACCGGCTGTTATGACGATTCGGCCACAAACAAGCCTCGATACGCAAACATGGGAACAGATGGATGGGCTCCCATGCTGGCCGCGATAAGCGGACCGTCGAGGATGAATTGCCGGAAACGGGATGTGACAGCACGAACACTGCATGGCCAGGTTACGGATAGCCCTGAGATAGGTAGGGTCTTGAGTAGTCGCCCTCGACTGGGAAGGAGGTGACGGGGCGTGGCAGCTCGCGACGACGCCGAGGCTCGGGCCGCGCAGCGCGAACGGGAGATCGCGGATCTCACAACACAGGTCTCCTTCCTGCAGGAGGAGGTCGCCGCGCTGCGTCGCAAGCTCGCGGAAACCCCCCGTCAGACCAGGGTTTTGGAGGAGCGTCTCCACGAGGCACAGGCGAACCTGGCCGCGGTCACGGCCCAGAACGAACGTCTTGTGGCAACCCTCAAGGAGGCCAGGGACCAGATCGTCGCCCTCAAGGAGGAGGTCGACCGGCTCGCCCAGCCCCCGTCCGGATTCGGGGTGTTCCTGGACGCGCGGGACGACGGCACCGTCGAGGTGTTCACCGGCGGCCGCAAGCTGCGGGTGAACGTCAGCCCGTCGGTCGACGTCAAGTCGCTCAAGCGTGGCCAGGAGGTCATGCTCAACGAGGCCCTCAACGTGGTCGAGGCCCTCGGCTTCGAGCGCGTGGGCGAGATCGTGATGCTCAAGGAGCTGCTGGAGGACGGCGAGCGGGCGCTGGTGATCTCGCACGCCGACGAGGAGCGCGTGGTCCGCCTCGCCGACTCGCTGATCGACCAGCCGCTCCGGGCCGGGGACTCGCTGCTGCTGGAGCCCCGCTCCGGCTACGTGTACGAGCGCATCCCCAAGGCCGAGGTCGAGGAGCTCGTGCTGGAGGAGGTCCCCGACATCACCTACGACGAGATCGGTGGCCTCTCCCGGCAGATCGAGCAGATCCGGGACGCGATCGAACTCCCGTACCTGCACGCGGACCTGTTCAAGGAGCACAAGCTCCGCCCGCCCAAGGGCGTGCTGCTGTACGGCCCGCCCGGTTGCGGTAAGACGCTCATCGCCAAGGCCGTGGCCAACTCGCTCGCCAAGCAGGTGGCGGCGAAGACCGGCCAGTCCGGCAAGAGCTTCTTCCTCAACATCAAGGGCCCGGAGCTGCTCAACAAGTACGTCGGCGAGACCGAGCGGCACATCCGCCTGGTGTTCCAGCGGGCGCGCGAGAAGGCCTCCGAGGGCACCCCGGTGATCGTGTTCTTCGACGAGATGGACTCGATCTTCCGGACCCGTGG is a window from the Thermopolyspora flexuosa genome containing:
- a CDS encoding tRNA (adenine-N1)-methyltransferase yields the protein MGFRRHGPFRPGDQVQLTDPKDKRHTVTLREGGVFHTHKGSISHDELIGRPEGSVVHSSNGTPYIAFRPLLPDYTLSMPRGAAVIYPKDAAQIIAMADIFPGARVVEAGAGSGALTCFLLRAIGESGHLTSYERRADFAEVARRNVERFHGSDPDGPAGRWRLVVGDFVECLDETEVDRIILDMLAPWECVDAAAKALVPGGVICCYVATTTQLSRTVETLREHGSFTEPHAWETLVRDWHVEGLAVRPDHRMVGHTGFLVTARRMADGVVPPPRRRRPAKGAYGEDYSNDS
- a CDS encoding GNAT family N-acetyltransferase, with translation MFPRESVPAGPILLRPPAGPDAAALAGCLAGAETARRLAGPPPCAPGEVLVRAKEIWERGGAALAVADAASGRCLGAVAVAPPDACGAAEIGCLIAPEARGRGLATAAVRALTAWAFRHGLARAEMRCDVENLAAQRLALAAGYSREGVLRAASPRPGGERADAVLFARLPQDSGDPVRPYLPPPPDGLTDGVVRLTPLTAADARDYHALACLPDVVAYAVPPLPPPFSDSLYRCRHAGARWLAGERADLAIRDAATGAFAGQIQLTHIVPPLGEAMLGYSVSPAYRGRGFAPRAVELLVGWAFTATPLSRIIAGTATGNAASHRVLEKTGFTREAVLRARLPGPDGTRYDDIQWVRLRPSPDR
- the arc gene encoding proteasome ATPase, whose translation is MAARDDAEARAAQREREIADLTTQVSFLQEEVAALRRKLAETPRQTRVLEERLHEAQANLAAVTAQNERLVATLKEARDQIVALKEEVDRLAQPPSGFGVFLDARDDGTVEVFTGGRKLRVNVSPSVDVKSLKRGQEVMLNEALNVVEALGFERVGEIVMLKELLEDGERALVISHADEERVVRLADSLIDQPLRAGDSLLLEPRSGYVYERIPKAEVEELVLEEVPDITYDEIGGLSRQIEQIRDAIELPYLHADLFKEHKLRPPKGVLLYGPPGCGKTLIAKAVANSLAKQVAAKTGQSGKSFFLNIKGPELLNKYVGETERHIRLVFQRAREKASEGTPVIVFFDEMDSIFRTRGSGVSSDVENTIVPQLLSEIDGVEGLENVIVIGASNREDMIDPAILRPGRLDVKIKIERPDAEAAKDIFSKYITPDLPLHPDDLAEHGGSREATVQAMIQRVVERMYAETEENRFLEVTYANGDKEVLYFKDFNSGAMIQNIVDRGKKMAIKEYLETGQKGLRVSHLLAACVDEFSENEDLPNTTNPDDWARISGKKGERIVYIRTLVSGKQGSEAGRSIDTVANTGQYL